One window of the Emticicia oligotrophica DSM 17448 genome contains the following:
- a CDS encoding integrase core domain-containing protein — MHKNEVKPLNKYRKNGSFIRYAKEIPGERVQMDVCKITTGRYQYTAIEDCSRFRVLALYTRRTAKNSINFLERVVEQMTSGGVPLPIQRVQTDRGQEFFAYSFQEKLKEYCIKFRPIKPCSPHLNGKVERSQQTDLQEFYYEMDLTDKKLPLLVEEWQFHYNWYRPHSSLNNKTPMDVVVEKSALTPFWEDIEAKYDESKEKICIQSYKKEKNSLHLSNYTKAEVIPKNILHEKCNFFSISNL, encoded by the coding sequence TTGCATAAAAATGAGGTAAAACCACTAAATAAGTATCGAAAGAATGGCTCTTTCATTAGATATGCAAAGGAAATTCCAGGAGAAAGAGTCCAGATGGATGTTTGTAAAATAACTACTGGACGCTATCAATATACAGCCATTGAAGATTGTAGCAGATTTAGAGTTTTAGCCTTATATACTCGTCGAACAGCAAAAAACTCTATTAATTTTTTAGAGCGAGTCGTTGAACAAATGACTTCTGGCGGCGTTCCGCTTCCAATTCAGCGAGTGCAGACTGATAGAGGGCAGGAGTTTTTTGCCTATTCATTTCAAGAGAAACTAAAAGAATATTGCATTAAGTTTCGTCCTATAAAACCTTGTTCTCCACATCTAAATGGAAAAGTAGAACGAAGTCAACAGACTGATTTACAAGAATTTTACTATGAAATGGATTTAACGGATAAAAAATTGCCGCTCTTAGTAGAAGAATGGCAGTTTCATTATAACTGGTATCGTCCTCATAGCTCTTTAAATAATAAAACACCGATGGATGTTGTTGTTGAAAAGTCAGCATTAACACCATTTTGGGAGGATATAGAAGCCAAGTATGATGAATCGAAAGAAAAAATTTGTATTCAGTCTTATAAAAAAGAAAAAAACTCATTGCATCTAAGTAACTACACTAAAGCTGAAGTTATTCCTAAAAATATTTTACATGAAAAATGCAATTTTTTCTCTATCAGTAATCTGTAG
- a CDS encoding LruC domain-containing protein: MKTDLERQVVASSPKLFSSDVVIPADFNWSTTKTMDFKVAVDDKFSGKYFYRVELYDNDPMLGTQANLLSAGVAKKGQDFTGKIVVPTMLNYIYVRRISPTKVPFVTMIPVESLGNLSISLNGSISTGMESVRVATDLSKSNTLAPMFAYSVADYAVPAGAIEIKANDKNVKIESNKTYVVKAGVSFKGNIDLNNGTSNVKVYIDGEWNDSNNALVVGGNNTLIITENGSIKINKLTQNTGGTFINCGKAEFDNMTTSNESTYSNYGTLKAKKAVFTNASLKNYGTITFEDLTSTTTSTLIRNEGSMYVEKGLLTNSTLETLCYIKIKDLLTNGAKIKIEGGGMLSVDTYQSGGTEFNLLANAILEVTEIVKFTSNSNVMKGPASSGRALARMKKVDVKGQWNAITYSGNLEIACSDHTPNEQWKTYYVINSPATIVPFDKSTVVIPGTTCNGGGNKGPGDDKPEDQVVTEVNLGTYSYAFEDNWPQLGDYDLNDVVVDMNVVKFQNTSNKVTKVVLKGKLRAAGALKRLAVAVQLDGILANSVSKVTYSRADLVGSLLKLGANGVETGQKFAVATIADDVHKAFGLNNVGFVNTQTNNYAPVDVVITIEFTTPLDSFTFQTLNMFIVNYNSAGNDRGEVHLVGYKGTDKIDALKIANSTGSLLSNTDPFKSINNEPWGLIIPSSFVYPPETKNIKTFYTKFQSWATSGGTVDTNWYLQ; the protein is encoded by the coding sequence TTGAAGACCGACTTAGAAAGACAGGTTGTTGCATCTTCTCCAAAGTTGTTTTCTAGCGATGTAGTTATTCCAGCTGATTTTAACTGGTCAACTACTAAGACAATGGATTTCAAGGTAGCTGTTGATGATAAATTCAGTGGTAAATACTTTTACCGTGTGGAATTATATGACAATGATCCAATGCTTGGTACACAAGCAAATTTGCTTAGTGCTGGTGTTGCCAAAAAAGGTCAAGATTTTACAGGTAAAATCGTAGTTCCAACTATGTTGAACTATATTTACGTTAGAAGAATATCTCCGACAAAAGTTCCTTTTGTTACAATGATTCCAGTTGAAAGTTTAGGCAATTTGAGCATTTCACTCAATGGATCTATCAGTACTGGTATGGAAAGTGTAAGAGTTGCTACAGATTTATCTAAATCTAATACGTTGGCTCCTATGTTTGCTTATTCAGTGGCTGATTACGCAGTTCCAGCTGGTGCGATTGAAATTAAAGCTAATGATAAGAATGTTAAAATTGAATCTAACAAGACTTATGTTGTGAAAGCTGGTGTTTCTTTCAAAGGTAATATTGACCTTAATAATGGTACAAGCAACGTAAAAGTTTACATTGATGGCGAATGGAATGATTCAAATAATGCTCTTGTTGTTGGTGGTAATAATACTTTAATTATAACCGAAAACGGTTCGATTAAAATTAACAAATTGACTCAAAATACAGGTGGTACTTTTATTAATTGTGGCAAAGCTGAGTTTGATAACATGACAACATCAAACGAATCAACCTACAGTAACTATGGTACGCTCAAAGCAAAGAAGGCTGTATTTACTAATGCAAGTCTAAAGAACTATGGAACTATAACATTTGAAGATCTTACAAGTACTACTACTTCTACTTTGATTAGAAATGAAGGCTCTATGTATGTTGAAAAAGGGCTTTTAACTAATTCAACATTAGAAACGTTGTGTTATATCAAAATCAAAGATCTTTTAACAAATGGTGCTAAAATCAAGATTGAAGGAGGTGGTATGCTGAGTGTTGACACTTATCAAAGTGGTGGTACTGAATTCAATTTACTCGCGAATGCTATCTTAGAGGTAACTGAAATTGTTAAATTCACAAGTAATAGTAATGTAATGAAAGGACCTGCTTCATCTGGTAGAGCATTAGCAAGAATGAAGAAAGTTGATGTAAAAGGTCAATGGAATGCTATTACTTACTCAGGAAATCTCGAGATTGCTTGTTCAGACCATACTCCAAATGAGCAATGGAAAACATATTATGTAATCAACAGCCCTGCAACGATTGTTCCTTTTGATAAATCAACTGTGGTTATACCTGGCACTACTTGTAATGGTGGTGGAAACAAAGGCCCTGGCGATGATAAGCCAGAAGACCAAGTTGTAACAGAAGTTAATCTTGGAACTTATTCTTATGCTTTTGAAGATAACTGGCCACAATTAGGTGATTATGACCTGAATGACGTTGTAGTTGATATGAATGTGGTTAAATTCCAAAATACTTCAAATAAAGTAACAAAAGTTGTATTGAAAGGAAAATTAAGAGCGGCTGGTGCCTTAAAACGTCTGGCAGTGGCAGTTCAATTAGATGGTATCTTAGCAAATTCAGTAAGTAAAGTTACCTATTCACGTGCAGACTTAGTAGGCTCTCTTTTAAAATTAGGAGCTAATGGCGTTGAAACTGGACAAAAATTTGCGGTTGCTACTATTGCTGATGATGTACACAAGGCATTTGGTTTGAATAATGTTGGATTTGTAAATACACAAACTAATAATTATGCACCAGTTGATGTGGTTATTACAATTGAATTTACAACTCCTCTTGATAGTTTCACATTCCAAACATTAAATATGTTTATCGTAAATTATAATTCTGCTGGAAATGACAGAGGAGAAGTTCACTTAGTTGGATATAAAGGAACTGACAAAATTGACGCGTTGAAGATTGCTAATTCTACAGGTAGTTTATTGTCAAACACAGACCCTTTCAAATCAATCAATAACGAGCCTTGGGGATTAATCATTCCATCTTCATTTGTTTATCCTCCAGAAACAAAAAATATCAAAACATTTTATACGAAATTCCAAAGCTGGGCAACTAGTGGCGGTACAGTTGACACCAATTGGTATCTTCAGTAA
- a CDS encoding AAA family ATPase: MNQLLESQNADLLMVTGRRRVGKTFLINNVYVDNFVFKFTGTQHANRANQLKKFAEKLSDFSKEPIDAFQPKNWHEAFSLLKKYLLGLRKTKRRKVLFFDEFPWIDHKKSGFLEEFGYWWNDWASTQNLLVVISGSATSWMVRKIIQHRGGLHNRVTQRIHLEPFTLSETKTFIKTINKGISDYDILQIYMCMGGVPLYLSQLKAGESAAQAIHRICFSKTGLLRTEFEDVYASLFDNYQNHVAVIRALAQKWSGLTRTEIAQISKLADGGSLNRILEDLEESSFIMKIQPLFNQKKDVIYRLADEYSRFYLHFIDGKKYGTIEDWLKFQTTSSIYQTWQGYAFETICIKHAEAIKKCLGISGIQTSVNSFYKKGNDTIRGFQIDMLISRADNAINLCEIKFYNGTIRFNEKLANNLREKRSLFKELSGTKCSVFNTMITTYGIDKSFYNSSEIDNEITMNSLFE, translated from the coding sequence ATGAATCAACTTTTAGAATCACAAAATGCTGATTTATTGATGGTTACAGGCAGAAGAAGGGTAGGGAAGACCTTTTTAATTAATAATGTTTATGTAGATAATTTTGTTTTTAAATTTACAGGAACTCAACACGCCAATAGGGCTAATCAACTGAAAAAGTTTGCCGAAAAACTATCAGATTTTTCAAAAGAACCAATAGATGCTTTTCAGCCTAAAAATTGGCATGAAGCATTCTCATTATTAAAGAAATATTTATTAGGGCTACGTAAGACAAAGAGAAGGAAAGTTTTATTTTTTGATGAATTTCCGTGGATAGACCACAAGAAATCAGGTTTTTTAGAGGAGTTTGGTTATTGGTGGAATGATTGGGCTTCGACGCAAAACTTATTAGTGGTAATCAGCGGCTCGGCAACTTCGTGGATGGTCAGAAAGATAATTCAGCATCGAGGCGGGTTACATAATCGTGTCACACAAAGGATACATCTTGAACCATTTACCCTTTCTGAGACAAAGACATTTATTAAAACTATCAATAAAGGTATTTCTGACTATGATATACTGCAAATTTACATGTGTATGGGGGGAGTGCCGTTATACTTGAGCCAGTTAAAAGCTGGTGAGTCGGCAGCACAAGCTATTCACAGAATTTGTTTTTCCAAAACAGGTTTACTTCGCACCGAGTTTGAGGATGTTTATGCGTCATTGTTTGATAATTACCAAAACCATGTTGCTGTAATCAGAGCTTTAGCACAAAAATGGAGCGGACTTACTCGAACAGAAATTGCTCAAATTAGTAAACTTGCAGATGGAGGAAGTCTAAATCGAATATTAGAAGATTTGGAAGAAAGTTCTTTCATCATGAAAATTCAACCTTTGTTCAATCAGAAAAAAGATGTGATTTATCGTTTAGCCGATGAATACAGTCGTTTTTATTTACATTTTATTGATGGAAAAAAGTATGGTACTATTGAAGATTGGTTGAAATTTCAGACGACTTCAAGTATCTATCAGACATGGCAGGGGTATGCTTTTGAAACCATTTGTATAAAACATGCAGAAGCAATCAAAAAGTGTTTGGGTATTTCTGGAATACAGACATCTGTCAATAGTTTTTATAAAAAAGGAAATGATACAATACGAGGATTTCAGATAGACATGCTCATAAGTAGAGCTGATAATGCGATAAATCTATGCGAAATAAAGTTTTATAATGGAACTATAAGATTCAATGAAAAATTAGCGAACAATCTACGAGAAAAACGAAGTTTATTCAAAGAATTGAGTGGTACAAAATGTAGTGTTTTTAATACGATGATTACCACGTATGGAATAGATAAAAGTTTTTATAACAGTTCTGAAATAGATAACGAAATTACTATGAATAGTCTGTTTGAATAG
- a CDS encoding DUF1896 family protein, giving the protein MNQNYFYLTLFEYLDKVKPIITDNNSEEELLEFIQQRVQLAEKEFELHRRKGIDVLAAQEIAQEILFEGLMSEEETFLRDLIEKSLSDLNKTMSEGKELNTLIKQLLPLYHVLKTNAEIPYTQIKHELITKIDNLILSNGF; this is encoded by the coding sequence ATGAATCAAAATTATTTTTATTTAACACTATTTGAGTATTTAGATAAAGTCAAGCCAATTATAACAGATAATAACTCAGAAGAAGAATTGTTAGAGTTCATCCAACAACGAGTTCAATTAGCTGAAAAAGAATTTGAACTGCATAGAAGAAAAGGCATTGATGTATTGGCTGCTCAAGAAATTGCTCAAGAAATATTATTCGAAGGTTTGATGTCAGAGGAAGAAACATTTCTAAGAGATTTAATTGAGAAAAGCTTATCAGACCTAAATAAAACTATGAGTGAAGGTAAAGAATTGAACACTTTAATAAAACAACTTCTACCCTTATATCATGTATTAAAAACTAACGCTGAAATACCCTACACGCAAATAAAGCATGAACTGATAACCAAAATAGACAACCTAATCCTTTCAAATGGCTTTTAA
- a CDS encoding helix-turn-helix domain-containing protein — MNQAERDILLRQKWIDTYLSCGSVSQTARKYGIARSTLQRWLKRFTINGKNGLFEKSKRPLKLASQKTNDEIENLVLLIRQEFRYGKIRICSQLLREYNVKLSAPRLAEFCIKMR; from the coding sequence ATGAATCAGGCAGAACGAGATATTTTGCTTAGGCAAAAATGGATTGACACCTACCTTTCCTGTGGTTCTGTTAGCCAAACCGCTCGTAAGTATGGCATTGCTCGAAGTACCTTACAAAGATGGCTAAAACGCTTTACTATTAACGGTAAAAATGGGTTGTTTGAGAAATCTAAACGCCCACTTAAATTAGCTTCTCAAAAGACAAATGATGAAATTGAAAATCTTGTTTTACTAATTCGTCAAGAGTTTAGGTATGGTAAAATACGGATTTGCTCGCAGCTTTTGAGAGAATACAATGTAAAATTGTCCGCTCCACGATTGGCCGAATTTTGCATAAAAATGAGGTAA
- a CDS encoding PAS domain S-box protein: MKETHAPIPLNEKERLQALLDYNILDTLSEEYFDNITQLASHICQTPIASISLIDDKRQWFKSRIGLAESETPKEISFCQYAIMGNDIFEVPNALEDERFQNNPLVTGSPDIRFYAGAPLTSPDGFNIGTLCVIDNMPKLLDDEQKKALSTLAKSVIAQLELKKKNLELKNEVDNLAKKALETITHELNSYKSALDLTSSVVITDKNGIITFVNDAACNISKYSKEELIGQNIRIFNSGFHPKEFFIDLWQTITAGLVWKKEVKNKTKDVKSYWADTTIVPFVDEKGKPDRYVSISQNISKQKISENKLQQFFNISQDYLCVINTAGYFENLSPTFSRELGFSDEELTSKPFLHFVHQDDIDSSQKEIDKLAQGINTIHFEARFKCKGGGNYKLLSWNASYDKEMGLLYATARDITLSKKINEENKRLSLVAKGTDNIIIMTDKYRRIEWVNEPFVTLTGYSLEEVIGKKPGKILQYEETDKNTILQIREALNKETSFKGEIKNRSKSGRKYWLEISISPIFNDKHELINFIAIESDITEKKRKDLNIANLMASQNAIFNGVSYSVIFTDVNGIIKRINKVGLEMLEYTAEELINKLTPIDFHDPAEIAKRAAELTAELGQEVKPGLEVFVAKIKENDSADSHEWTYISKSGRRIPVWLSFTCIRNTDGNILGYLGVAEDYTIKKQAELDLINAKNLAEQAVYAKDSFLANMSHEIRTPLNAIIGFTELISQSNLDSTQREFISNIQMAGDNLLHIINDILDLSKIESGQLVIESYPFNIKATLKHIYELLKVKTAKNNLDFSLLLDADMPEFVVGDKGRLNQIMMNLVGNAVKFTKEGEVTISVKKVDETDSHVTLKFSVKDTGIGIPADKLSLIFERFTQAEASTTRTFGGTGLGLNIVKQLVELQNGQIQVKSTLGQGSDFYFSLIFPKVESSYKDASIENDSNKKSSRKLSILLCEDNELNQRLAKTIIQKFGFDLDIAVNGEEGLKLLSKNHYDLILMDLQMPVKDGYQTTIHIRNVLKLEIPIIAMTAHSLVGEQQKCFEIGMNAYVAKPFKQQELLNKIYEVVETGNKNPIENAIENQSLSTETRNKKSIDFSYFESLGEAENESLKKEMVEIFIDKVPNDLSLLEKAIEQKAYNDIQGIAHDMQSSLSMFRLMNEVEYLEKVEKGAKNESLTHELTHEFVTFKQEVNDVIDLLKRIKSTF; this comes from the coding sequence ATGAAAGAAACACACGCTCCTATACCATTAAATGAAAAAGAGAGACTCCAAGCACTGCTCGACTACAATATATTAGATACTTTATCTGAGGAATATTTTGATAATATTACACAGTTAGCTTCTCACATCTGTCAAACTCCGATTGCCTCAATTTCGTTAATCGATGATAAACGACAGTGGTTCAAATCCCGTATTGGCTTAGCGGAATCCGAAACGCCGAAAGAAATTTCATTTTGTCAATATGCCATCATGGGAAATGATATTTTTGAAGTACCAAATGCTCTCGAAGATGAAAGGTTCCAAAACAATCCGTTGGTAACTGGCAGCCCTGATATCCGTTTTTATGCGGGAGCTCCTCTCACTTCTCCCGATGGTTTTAATATTGGCACTTTGTGCGTCATTGATAATATGCCCAAATTATTAGATGATGAACAAAAAAAGGCACTTTCTACGCTAGCCAAGAGTGTAATTGCTCAGTTAGAATTGAAGAAAAAGAACCTTGAATTAAAAAATGAGGTAGATAACCTAGCAAAAAAAGCCTTAGAAACAATTACCCATGAGTTAAATAGTTATAAATCAGCTTTAGACCTAACTTCGAGTGTTGTTATTACTGATAAAAATGGTATTATCACTTTTGTGAACGATGCCGCTTGTAATATATCAAAATATTCAAAGGAGGAATTGATTGGACAAAATATTAGAATCTTCAATTCGGGCTTTCATCCCAAAGAATTTTTCATCGATTTATGGCAGACAATTACCGCTGGTCTTGTCTGGAAAAAAGAAGTAAAAAATAAGACGAAAGATGTTAAGTCTTATTGGGCAGATACTACTATTGTGCCATTTGTGGACGAAAAAGGTAAGCCTGACAGGTATGTATCCATCAGTCAAAATATATCAAAACAAAAAATATCAGAAAATAAACTACAACAGTTTTTCAACATCTCGCAAGATTATTTGTGTGTGATCAATACCGCAGGCTATTTTGAGAATTTAAGCCCTACTTTTTCCCGAGAGTTGGGCTTTTCAGATGAAGAACTGACCTCAAAGCCTTTCTTGCACTTTGTTCACCAAGATGATATTGATTCATCCCAAAAAGAAATTGACAAATTGGCTCAAGGCATCAATACTATCCATTTTGAAGCAAGATTTAAGTGTAAAGGGGGGGGTAATTATAAATTACTAAGTTGGAATGCTTCCTATGATAAAGAAATGGGTTTATTATATGCCACTGCCAGAGATATTACGCTCAGTAAAAAAATTAATGAAGAAAATAAACGACTTTCACTTGTAGCCAAAGGTACTGACAACATTATTATAATGACTGATAAGTACCGTCGAATTGAATGGGTCAATGAGCCTTTCGTAACATTGACGGGTTATTCTTTGGAGGAGGTGATTGGCAAAAAACCAGGAAAAATTCTTCAATATGAAGAAACTGACAAAAATACAATTTTGCAAATCAGAGAAGCTCTAAATAAGGAAACCTCATTTAAGGGAGAAATAAAAAATAGAAGTAAATCGGGTAGAAAGTATTGGCTTGAAATTAGTATCAGTCCTATTTTTAATGATAAACATGAACTCATAAACTTCATAGCTATCGAGTCGGATATAACCGAAAAAAAACGAAAAGACTTAAATATTGCTAATTTAATGGCCTCTCAAAATGCCATTTTCAACGGAGTTAGCTATTCAGTTATTTTTACGGATGTAAACGGTATTATCAAGCGAATCAATAAAGTAGGTTTAGAAATGTTGGAATATACCGCCGAAGAACTTATCAATAAACTGACTCCTATTGATTTTCATGACCCTGCCGAAATCGCAAAACGTGCGGCAGAGCTAACTGCGGAATTGGGTCAAGAGGTGAAGCCGGGTCTTGAGGTTTTTGTAGCAAAAATCAAAGAAAACGATTCCGCTGATTCTCATGAATGGACATATATTTCCAAATCAGGTAGAAGAATTCCTGTTTGGTTGAGCTTTACTTGTATTAGAAATACGGATGGCAATATTTTGGGTTATTTGGGAGTTGCAGAGGATTACACAATCAAAAAACAAGCTGAATTAGACCTAATCAATGCCAAAAACCTTGCCGAACAAGCTGTTTACGCAAAAGATAGCTTTTTGGCAAATATGAGTCATGAAATACGCACGCCTTTAAATGCCATTATTGGTTTTACGGAACTTATCTCTCAAAGCAATTTGGATTCAACTCAACGGGAGTTTATTAGTAATATCCAGATGGCAGGAGATAATTTACTTCATATCATTAATGATATTTTAGATTTATCAAAAATTGAATCAGGACAATTGGTGATTGAATCTTACCCGTTCAATATAAAAGCTACTTTGAAGCACATTTATGAATTATTAAAAGTAAAGACCGCTAAAAATAACCTTGACTTTAGTTTATTATTAGATGCCGATATGCCTGAATTTGTGGTAGGAGACAAAGGCCGTCTCAATCAAATAATGATGAATTTGGTAGGAAACGCAGTAAAGTTCACGAAAGAAGGCGAAGTAACGATATCGGTAAAGAAGGTTGATGAAACCGATAGCCACGTTACGCTAAAATTTTCGGTGAAAGATACAGGTATTGGTATTCCAGCTGATAAATTATCATTAATTTTTGAAAGATTCACCCAAGCTGAAGCCAGCACAACACGCACATTTGGTGGTACTGGCTTAGGCTTAAACATTGTTAAGCAATTGGTCGAATTACAAAACGGTCAAATTCAGGTCAAAAGTACATTAGGACAAGGCTCTGACTTTTATTTTTCTTTAATATTTCCCAAAGTTGAATCATCGTACAAAGACGCCAGCATTGAAAATGATTCTAATAAAAAATCTAGCCGAAAACTATCAATATTACTTTGTGAAGACAACGAACTAAATCAACGCTTGGCCAAAACCATTATTCAAAAATTTGGTTTCGATTTAGATATTGCCGTCAATGGTGAAGAAGGATTAAAATTATTGTCGAAAAACCATTACGATCTTATTCTAATGGACCTTCAAATGCCAGTAAAAGATGGCTATCAGACAACTATTCACATTCGTAATGTCCTAAAATTAGAAATTCCAATCATTGCCATGACCGCACATTCACTGGTTGGTGAGCAACAAAAATGTTTCGAAATTGGCATGAATGCCTACGTGGCAAAACCATTCAAACAGCAAGAGTTATTGAATAAAATATATGAAGTCGTTGAAACAGGAAATAAAAATCCAATTGAGAATGCCATTGAAAATCAATCATTATCAACTGAAACAAGAAACAAAAAAAGTATCGACTTTTCATACTTTGAATCATTAGGTGAAGCTGAAAACGAGAGTTTGAAGAAAGAAATGGTGGAAATATTCATTGATAAAGTACCAAATGACTTGAGTTTGCTCGAAAAAGCGATTGAGCAAAAAGCCTATAACGACATCCAAGGAATTGCACACGATATGCAATCTTCACTTTCAATGTTTAGATTAATGAATGAGGTTGAATACCTAGAAAAAGTAGAAAAAGGTGCAAAAAACGAAAGCCTTACCCATGAATTAACACACGAGTTCGTGACATTTAAGCAAGAAGTTAATGATGTAATTGATTTGTTGAAACGAATTAAGAGTACTTTTTAA